A single Ghiorsea bivora DNA region contains:
- a CDS encoding hydrogenase small subunit → METFYEVMRRQGITRRSFLKYCSLTAASLGLSPAFAPKIAHAMETKPRLPVLWLHGLECTCCSESFIRSAHPLAKDVILSMLSLDYDDTIMAAAGHQAESIIEETIKKYDGNFLLAVEGNAPLNQDGMSMIIAGKPFSEQLNHVSKHCKAIISWGSCASWGCVQAAAPNPTHAVPTHKHPGIANKPIIKVPGCPPIAEVMTAVIAYMITFDKIPSLDRQGRPKMFYSQRIHDKCYRRPHFDAGQFVEEFDDEYARKGYCLYKVGCKGPTTYNACSTIRWNEGTSFPIQAGHGCIGCSEDGFWDKGSFYDRLSGIHQFGIESNADEVGGTAAAIVGGAIAVHAAASAIKSATNKADQGDK, encoded by the coding sequence ATAGAAACGTTTTATGAAGTGATGCGCAGACAAGGGATTACACGACGTAGTTTCCTGAAATACTGTAGCCTTACGGCAGCATCATTGGGGTTGAGCCCCGCTTTTGCACCAAAAATTGCACATGCAATGGAAACAAAACCAAGGCTTCCCGTGTTGTGGTTACATGGGCTTGAGTGTACATGTTGCTCTGAATCATTTATCCGTTCAGCTCACCCTTTGGCAAAAGATGTGATTCTTTCGATGCTGTCACTTGATTATGATGATACCATCATGGCTGCTGCAGGGCATCAGGCAGAATCAATTATTGAAGAAACGATAAAAAAATATGATGGTAACTTCTTGCTTGCTGTTGAGGGGAATGCACCGCTAAACCAAGATGGGATGTCCATGATTATTGCGGGCAAGCCGTTCTCTGAGCAATTGAATCATGTATCCAAACACTGTAAAGCGATTATTTCTTGGGGTTCATGTGCATCATGGGGTTGTGTACAAGCAGCTGCACCAAACCCAACACATGCTGTACCAACACATAAACATCCTGGTATTGCCAATAAGCCGATTATTAAAGTTCCTGGTTGCCCTCCAATTGCAGAGGTGATGACTGCTGTTATTGCATACATGATTACCTTTGACAAGATTCCTTCTTTAGACCGCCAAGGTCGTCCAAAAATGTTTTATAGTCAGCGTATCCATGACAAATGTTACCGCCGCCCGCATTTTGATGCAGGTCAATTTGTTGAAGAGTTTGATGATGAATATGCGCGTAAAGGTTATTGCTTATATAAAGTGGGTTGTAAAGGTCCAACGACATACAATGCATGTTCAACCATTCGCTGGAATGAAGGCACTTCCTTCCCTATTCAAGCAGGTCATGGCTGCATTGGTTGTTCGGAAGATGGATTTTGGGATAAAGGTAGCTTTTATGACCGTTTATCAGGGATTCACCAGTTTGGTATTGAATCCAATGCCGATGAAGTGGGTGGAACCGCCGCTGCCATTGTAGGTGGTGCAATCGCTGTGCATGCAGCAGCCTCAGCAATTAAATCTGCAACCAATAAAGCAGATCAAGGAGACAAATAA
- a CDS encoding site-specific integrase, whose amino-acid sequence MASVRARSNNKKLFFDFQYMGRRCREYTQLTDTPANRKKLQRVLDKMEAEMTLGTFNYADYFPNSPRVQQFEHQQSRIQTRLSNSPTFKEFAALWYDEMSIQWRKTHKLGVKDILDQYLLEWFGEKGVSCITKTDILAFRSSLAKVQNRSGKSLSASRINHIMTPLRMILNEAANRFEFSSAYHGIKSLKVPRTDVEPFTLEEVMLILKHVRPDFKNYYTVRFFTAMRTSEIDGLQWQYVDFERRQILIRQALVMDELIYTKNDGSYRAIDMSETVFQALKQQQEATGDMPFVFCNSKGGSLMHRNVTRRVWHPLLRHLGLRARRPYQTRHTAATLWLAAGESPEWIARQMGHTTSEMLFRTYSRYIPNLTRQDGSAFERLLAQHSTEENSHE is encoded by the coding sequence ATGGCTAGTGTGAGAGCTCGGAGTAATAACAAAAAACTTTTTTTTGATTTTCAATATATGGGTCGGCGATGCAGGGAATATACACAACTCACGGATACTCCCGCTAACCGTAAGAAACTTCAGCGGGTTTTGGATAAAATGGAAGCTGAGATGACTTTGGGAACATTTAATTATGCTGATTATTTTCCCAATAGTCCGCGTGTTCAACAATTTGAACATCAGCAAAGTAGAATCCAAACGCGTCTGTCAAATTCGCCAACATTCAAAGAGTTTGCGGCACTTTGGTATGATGAAATGAGTATTCAGTGGCGCAAGACCCATAAGCTTGGGGTAAAAGATATTTTAGACCAGTATTTATTAGAATGGTTTGGAGAAAAAGGCGTTAGCTGCATCACCAAAACAGATATTCTCGCATTTCGGTCTTCTCTCGCCAAAGTTCAGAACCGAAGTGGAAAGTCTCTGTCAGCATCACGAATTAACCATATCATGACGCCATTGCGCATGATACTCAATGAAGCAGCTAACAGGTTTGAGTTTAGCTCGGCTTATCATGGAATCAAGTCTCTCAAAGTTCCACGCACGGATGTTGAACCGTTTACACTTGAAGAAGTGATGTTGATTTTAAAGCATGTCCGCCCTGACTTTAAGAATTATTATACGGTTCGTTTCTTCACAGCCATGCGAACATCAGAAATTGATGGGCTGCAATGGCAGTATGTGGACTTTGAGCGGCGACAAATTCTTATTCGCCAAGCCTTGGTGATGGATGAGCTGATTTATACCAAGAATGATGGCTCATATCGGGCGATTGATATGTCGGAGACAGTTTTTCAAGCGTTAAAGCAACAGCAAGAAGCCACGGGTGATATGCCTTTTGTGTTTTGCAACAGTAAGGGTGGTTCTTTAATGCACCGCAATGTTACGCGTCGTGTCTGGCATCCACTGCTTAGACACTTAGGGCTAAGGGCTAGGCGACCTTATCAAACACGGCATACAGCAGCGACCTTGTGGCTAGCAGCAGGTGAAAGCCCTGAATGGATTGCTAGACAGATGGGGCATACCACCAGTGAGATGCTGTTTCGCACATACTCCAGATATATCCCTAACCTGACTCGACAAGATGGATCAGCTTTTGAACGATTATTGGCGCAACACAGTACAGAGGAGAACAGCCATGAATGA
- a CDS encoding helix-turn-helix domain-containing protein: protein MLDDKGFSEKRKIPLKEVAKKTGLSQPTLSRISNIPGYNTNTDTINALCKYFECSPGKLLEFYPDEPE from the coding sequence ATGTTGGATGACAAAGGCTTTTCTGAAAAAAGAAAAATACCGCTCAAAGAGGTAGCAAAAAAAACTGGGCTGTCACAACCTACGCTTTCGAGAATATCCAATATCCCTGGTTATAATACAAACACGGATACAATAAACGCATTATGTAAATACTTTGAGTGCTCTCCAGGTAAACTATTGGAATTTTATCCAGACGAACCAGAGTAG